In Caldilineales bacterium, the following proteins share a genomic window:
- a CDS encoding NADH-quinone oxidoreductase subunit M encodes MDLTSIPLLSLILWLPLLGALLMLVIFDDRRAKIVALTVALLDFILSLGLLAAWVNDGSMQFQEHLTWLATINVSYHLGVDGISLFLVLLTTLLGPVIILFSWQNVQQNLRAFLALLLLQQVGMLGVFLSLDLILFFVFWELSIIPMYFLIGRWGGGRRVYAALKFFIFTMAGSALMLVAILLLYWNTGAFDWSQLKDATLDPTLQLWALLAFSLAFAVKVPLFPLHTWLPDAHVEAPTAGSVILAGVLLKMGTYGFLRFCLPLFPDALPTVAPWLAVLAIIGILYGALVALVQKDVKSLVAYSSVAHLGFVMLGIASLSQQAVSGAVLQNINHGLSTGALFLMVGMIYDRRHTRLLSEFGGLWKQIPIFSALFLVVVMSSVGLPGLNGFVGEFTILLGAFQVNPIWAILGTAGVILAAWYLLTAVRGLLYGPLDNPKNKTLTDLNRREMWVLIPIILLFFVIGLFPNLFFDKINPAVDALLRDANATAIVQVVK; translated from the coding sequence ATGGATCTCACCTCCATCCCCCTCCTCTCCCTCATCCTCTGGCTGCCACTGCTGGGGGCGCTCTTGATGCTGGTGATCTTCGATGATCGCCGCGCCAAGATCGTCGCCCTGACCGTCGCCCTGCTCGATTTCATCCTCTCCTTGGGTCTGTTGGCGGCCTGGGTGAACGATGGCAGCATGCAGTTCCAGGAGCATCTGACCTGGCTGGCGACGATCAACGTCAGCTATCACCTGGGCGTCGATGGCATCAGCCTCTTCCTGGTCTTGCTCACCACGCTGCTGGGGCCGGTCATCATCCTCTTTTCCTGGCAGAACGTCCAGCAGAACCTGCGCGCTTTTCTGGCCTTGCTCCTGCTCCAACAGGTGGGGATGCTGGGCGTGTTTCTCTCGCTCGATCTCATCCTCTTCTTCGTCTTTTGGGAACTGAGCATCATCCCCATGTACTTCCTGATCGGGCGTTGGGGCGGTGGGCGCCGGGTCTATGCCGCGCTCAAGTTCTTCATCTTCACCATGGCCGGGTCAGCCCTGATGCTGGTCGCCATCCTGCTGCTGTACTGGAACACCGGCGCCTTCGACTGGAGCCAGCTCAAGGACGCCACCCTCGACCCGACCCTGCAACTCTGGGCTTTGCTGGCCTTCTCCCTGGCCTTCGCCGTCAAAGTCCCCTTGTTCCCACTCCACACCTGGCTGCCCGATGCCCACGTCGAAGCCCCTACGGCCGGCTCTGTCATCCTGGCCGGGGTGCTGCTAAAGATGGGCACCTACGGCTTCCTGCGCTTCTGCTTGCCCCTGTTCCCCGACGCCCTCCCCACCGTCGCCCCCTGGCTGGCCGTCCTGGCCATCATTGGCATCCTCTACGGCGCTCTGGTCGCCCTGGTGCAGAAGGATGTGAAATCGCTCGTCGCCTACAGTTCGGTCGCGCACCTGGGCTTTGTCATGCTCGGCATTGCCAGCCTTTCACAACAGGCCGTCTCGGGCGCGGTGCTGCAAAACATCAACCACGGTCTCTCCACCGGCGCCCTCTTCCTCATGGTCGGCATGATCTACGACCGCCGCCACACCCGCCTGCTCTCTGAATTCGGCGGTCTCTGGAAGCAGATCCCCATCTTCAGCGCCCTTTTCCTGGTCGTCGTGATGTCGTCGGTGGGCCTGCCGGGGCTGAACGGCTTCGTGGGTGAGTTCACCATCCTGCTCGGCGCTTTCCAGGTCAACCCGATCTGGGCCATCCTGGGCACGGCCGGCGTCATCCTGGCGGCCTGGTATCTGCTCACGGCCGTGCGCGGCCTCCTCTACGGCCCCCTCGACAACCCCAAGAACAAGACCCTGACTGACCTCAACCGTCGCGAGATGTGGGTCCTGATCCCCATCATCCTCCTCTTCTTCGTCATCGGCCTGTTCCCCAACCTCTTCTTCGACAAGATCAACCCCGCCGTCGATGCCCTGCTGCGCGACGCCAACGCCACTGCCATCGTTCAGGTGGTAAAGTAG
- a CDS encoding NADH-quinone oxidoreductase subunit J, protein MTLLLFALLALVALVGAIGVIISRNAVHSALFLLLNFAVFAVMYILLGAQFLGLVQVTVYAGAIVVLFLFVVMLIGADIGDIRSGLRQTMRWLALFLVALFLLAMLLGVARNLPPDTPIAGAPQDGSVQAVGQALYTTYLLPFELASLLLLAGMLGGVVLARRFRKND, encoded by the coding sequence ATGACCCTCCTGCTGTTCGCCCTGCTTGCCCTCGTCGCCCTGGTCGGCGCCATCGGCGTCATCATCAGCCGCAACGCCGTGCACAGCGCCCTCTTCCTGCTCCTCAACTTCGCCGTCTTCGCCGTGATGTACATCCTGCTGGGGGCGCAATTTCTGGGCCTGGTGCAGGTCACGGTCTATGCCGGGGCGATTGTCGTCCTCTTCTTGTTTGTCGTCATGCTCATCGGCGCCGACATCGGCGACATTCGCAGCGGGCTGCGGCAAACCATGCGCTGGCTGGCGCTCTTTTTAGTAGCGCTGTTCTTGCTGGCAATGCTGCTGGGGGTGGCCCGTAACCTGCCTCCGGATACACCCATCGCCGGCGCTCCCCAAGATGGCAGCGTCCAGGCGGTCGGCCAGGCCCTGTACACCACCTATTTGTTGCCGTTCGAGTTGGCCTCGCTCCTGTTGTTGGCTGGTATGTTGGGCGGGGTGGTGTTGGCGCGGCGGTTTAGGAAGAACGACTAA
- the nuoI gene encoding NADH-quinone oxidoreductase subunit NuoI: MSGLTDVFEGGREIAKAMGLTLKTMFTEPPSTVEYPNEPMAVYPRFRGRHELRKYENGLERCIGCCLCEAACPTGAIHVEAAENNPASPVSPGERHASVYEVNLLRCIFCGDCEAACPVEAVVLGHIIDLASYNRRDFILVKEDLLNPPAPNTIIRID, translated from the coding sequence ATGTCCGGTCTAACAGACGTATTCGAAGGCGGTCGCGAGATCGCCAAAGCCATGGGCTTGACGCTCAAGACGATGTTCACCGAGCCGCCGAGCACGGTCGAGTATCCCAACGAGCCGATGGCCGTCTATCCGCGCTTTCGTGGGCGCCACGAACTGCGCAAATACGAGAACGGCCTGGAGCGCTGTATCGGCTGCTGCCTGTGCGAAGCCGCCTGCCCCACCGGCGCCATTCACGTCGAGGCGGCCGAAAACAACCCGGCCAGCCCCGTGTCACCCGGCGAACGCCACGCCAGCGTCTACGAAGTCAATCTGCTGCGCTGTATCTTTTGCGGCGATTGCGAGGCCGCCTGTCCGGTCGAGGCTGTCGTCCTCGGCCACATCATCGACCTGGCCAGCTACAACCGCCGCGACTTCATCCTCGTCAAAGAAGACCTGCTGAACCCGCCCGCCCCCAACACCATCATCCGCATCGACTGA
- the nuoK gene encoding NADH-quinone oxidoreductase subunit NuoK, which translates to MVPTTYYLLLAAIIFTIGALGVLVRRNALVIFMCVEMMLNSVNLTLLALAQRWGNLTGQVFVFIVMAVAAVEVAVGLAIVMAIVRHKDTTNVDEINLLQG; encoded by the coding sequence ATGGTTCCCACCACCTACTACCTCCTCCTTGCTGCTATCATCTTCACCATCGGCGCCCTGGGCGTGCTGGTGCGGCGTAACGCCCTCGTCATCTTCATGTGCGTCGAGATGATGCTCAACAGCGTCAACCTCACGCTGCTGGCGCTGGCCCAACGCTGGGGCAATCTCACCGGCCAGGTCTTCGTCTTCATCGTCATGGCGGTGGCCGCGGTCGAGGTGGCGGTGGGGCTGGCCATCGTCATGGCCATCGTCCGGCACAAAGACACCACCAATGTCGATGAGATCAACCTGCTGCAAGGCTGA
- a CDS encoding NADH-quinone oxidoreductase subunit N — MNLPALDFAVILPELIVAITALVILIAEIGTRAALGKGRTNHLAALLALVGLLAAGGATLVTLGQPAADFGGMVRADDLSRYLNLIVIAAGILGILLAWEYLGRFSTMQSEYYALLLIAITGMMFLAKSVELITLFVSLELLSVSLYVLTGFDRKQLASSEASFKYFLLGAFASGFVLYGAALFYADTGSTKLADIAALGTGGFFLVAGLALLLVGFGFKLALVPFHMWTPDAYQGAPTPVTAFMSVATKAAAFVALFRVLQSAITVPYELWAPALAVLSLLTMTVGNLAALRQTSLKRMLAFSSIAHAGYMLMGLVAGTADGLQALLFYLVVYAFMNMGAFAIASMLEPGAPNGVQDASIASANGLYRRRPLAAAAMAIFMLSLAGIPPLAGFFGKLYLFNAAVQSGWVWLAVAGVINSAISAYYYLRVTVAMFMAEPAPDAAAADAPARSRLAASSAVAVAIAVIATLVFGLFTGPWLFYASQAIAAAP, encoded by the coding sequence ATGAACCTCCCCGCTCTCGATTTCGCTGTCATCCTGCCCGAACTCATCGTCGCCATCACAGCGTTGGTGATACTGATCGCTGAAATTGGGACGCGGGCCGCCCTGGGCAAGGGACGCACCAACCACCTGGCGGCGCTGCTGGCGTTGGTAGGTCTGTTGGCGGCTGGCGGCGCCACCCTCGTCACGCTCGGCCAACCCGCAGCCGACTTCGGCGGCATGGTGCGGGCGGATGACCTGAGCCGTTATCTCAATCTCATCGTCATCGCCGCCGGCATCCTCGGCATCCTCTTGGCATGGGAATACCTGGGGCGCTTCTCGACGATGCAGAGCGAATACTATGCCCTGCTGCTCATCGCCATCACCGGCATGATGTTCCTGGCCAAGTCGGTCGAGTTGATCACCCTTTTTGTTAGCCTGGAACTTCTCTCCGTTTCGCTGTATGTGCTCACCGGTTTCGACCGCAAACAACTGGCCAGCAGCGAGGCATCGTTCAAATACTTCCTGCTCGGCGCTTTTGCCTCCGGCTTCGTCCTCTACGGCGCCGCCCTGTTCTATGCCGACACCGGCAGCACCAAACTGGCCGACATCGCCGCCCTGGGCACGGGCGGCTTCTTCCTGGTGGCAGGATTAGCGCTTTTGCTGGTGGGTTTCGGCTTCAAACTGGCGCTCGTCCCCTTCCACATGTGGACGCCCGACGCCTACCAGGGCGCGCCCACCCCGGTGACGGCCTTCATGTCCGTCGCCACCAAAGCCGCTGCCTTCGTCGCCCTCTTCCGCGTCCTCCAATCCGCCATTACCGTACCCTACGAGTTGTGGGCGCCTGCCCTGGCCGTCCTCTCGCTGCTGACGATGACGGTGGGCAACCTGGCCGCCCTACGCCAGACCAGCCTCAAGCGCATGTTGGCCTTCAGTTCCATCGCCCATGCCGGCTACATGCTCATGGGCCTGGTGGCCGGTACGGCCGATGGTTTGCAGGCCCTGCTCTTCTATCTGGTCGTCTACGCCTTCATGAACATGGGCGCCTTCGCCATTGCCTCTATGCTGGAGCCAGGCGCGCCGAACGGGGTGCAGGATGCCAGCATCGCCAGCGCCAACGGCTTGTATCGCCGCCGGCCCCTGGCCGCGGCAGCGATGGCGATCTTCATGCTCTCTCTGGCGGGTATCCCGCCCCTGGCCGGTTTTTTCGGCAAGCTCTACCTCTTCAACGCCGCCGTCCAGAGCGGCTGGGTCTGGCTGGCGGTGGCCGGCGTGATCAACAGCGCCATCAGCGCCTATTACTATCTGCGCGTCACCGTGGCCATGTTCATGGCCGAGCCTGCGCCCGACGCCGCAGCGGCCGATGCCCCTGCCCGCTCGCGCCTGGCCGCTTCGAGCGCCGTCGCCGTGGCCATAGCCGTCATCGCCACCCTTGTTTTCGGGCTGTTCACCGGCCCGTGGCTGTTCTATGCCAGTCAGGCCATTGCGGCCGCTCCCTGA
- the nuoL gene encoding NADH-quinone oxidoreductase subunit L, with the protein MQDYLSISAALILLFPALGALTNAFFGRRLGRRAAAIIANLAVAAAFVMAVLIFAGLFMRPVEERSLEVLFWQWIHIGDLRLDFALLLDPLSSIMALVVTGVGLVIHLYAAGYMKLDDEHQPLDERRYARFFTYVNLFILLMLVLVLANNYVLLYLGWEGVGLASYLLISFWFHRPAAADAGKKAFIVNRIGDFGLALAVFWLFSLFGKQAGSLAFTGIFAQTATISALNAPVFVGITLLLLLAATGKSAQIPLFVWLPDAMEGPTPVSALIHAATMVTAGVYMIARSHPLFQLAPTTMEIVAWIGALTAFFAATIAIVQTDLKRILAYSTISQLGYMFLAVGVGAYASGIFHLMTHAFFKALLFLAAGSVMHALHGHLNIDEMGGLKAKLPRTYLQFLIGALALAGFPLLAGFWSKDAILFSAFEHSMPLYLIGLATALMTAFYSFRAVYRAFHGQPRNQHLYEHAHEQPRGMTGPLWILAAGSLVAGFLGLPAALGLPNLFTAWLEPVFATLPHTEHGEASLELLLLGLSGLIAILGIFLAYLRYIRQSRWTLAVQRGLRPLQPVLEHKYWIDEIYMAVIVRPLRAFAQLCFRFFDQTVIDGAVNGLGRATAMVGAGAARLQTGLISWYAISLVIGVVALLGYFFLFR; encoded by the coding sequence ATGCAAGACTACCTGAGCATCTCCGCCGCCCTCATCCTCCTGTTCCCCGCCCTGGGCGCGCTGACCAACGCCTTTTTCGGGCGGCGACTGGGCCGGCGCGCCGCCGCCATCATCGCCAACCTGGCCGTGGCCGCCGCCTTCGTCATGGCTGTGCTCATCTTCGCCGGCCTGTTCATGCGCCCGGTCGAAGAACGCAGCCTCGAAGTCCTCTTCTGGCAGTGGATTCACATTGGCGACCTGCGGCTGGACTTCGCCCTCTTGCTCGACCCACTCTCCTCGATCATGGCTCTGGTCGTCACCGGCGTCGGCCTCGTCATTCATCTCTATGCCGCCGGCTACATGAAGTTGGACGACGAGCATCAGCCACTCGACGAGCGTCGCTATGCCCGCTTTTTCACCTACGTCAACCTCTTCATCCTGCTGATGCTGGTGCTGGTGCTGGCCAACAACTATGTGCTCCTCTATTTGGGTTGGGAGGGCGTGGGCCTGGCCTCGTACCTGCTCATCAGCTTCTGGTTTCATCGCCCCGCCGCCGCCGACGCCGGCAAAAAAGCCTTCATCGTCAACCGCATCGGCGACTTCGGTCTCGCCCTGGCCGTCTTCTGGCTGTTCAGCCTCTTCGGCAAACAAGCCGGCAGCCTGGCCTTCACCGGCATCTTCGCCCAGACGGCCACCATCTCGGCCCTGAACGCGCCCGTCTTCGTCGGCATCACCCTGCTCCTGCTCCTGGCCGCCACCGGCAAATCGGCCCAAATCCCGCTCTTTGTGTGGTTGCCCGATGCGATGGAAGGCCCCACCCCCGTCTCCGCCCTCATCCATGCCGCCACCATGGTCACGGCCGGCGTCTACATGATCGCCCGCTCGCACCCGCTGTTCCAACTGGCCCCCACCACGATGGAGATCGTCGCCTGGATCGGCGCCCTCACCGCCTTCTTCGCCGCCACCATCGCCATCGTCCAGACCGACCTCAAACGGATATTGGCCTATTCCACCATCTCGCAGCTCGGTTACATGTTCCTGGCCGTTGGGGTGGGCGCCTATGCCTCGGGCATCTTCCACTTGATGACACACGCCTTCTTCAAGGCCCTGCTCTTCCTGGCGGCCGGCTCGGTCATGCACGCCCTCCACGGCCATCTCAACATCGACGAAATGGGTGGATTGAAGGCCAAACTGCCCCGGACCTACCTCCAATTCCTCATCGGCGCCCTCGCCCTGGCCGGATTCCCGCTCCTGGCCGGGTTCTGGTCGAAGGACGCCATCCTGTTCTCGGCCTTCGAGCACTCGATGCCGTTGTACCTCATCGGCCTGGCCACTGCCTTGATGACCGCCTTCTACAGCTTCCGCGCCGTCTACCGCGCCTTCCACGGCCAGCCGCGCAACCAGCACCTATACGAGCATGCCCACGAACAACCGCGGGGGATGACCGGCCCGCTCTGGATCCTGGCGGCCGGCTCACTCGTTGCTGGATTCCTCGGCCTGCCGGCTGCGCTGGGCCTCCCCAACCTCTTCACTGCCTGGCTGGAACCGGTCTTCGCCACTTTGCCCCATACCGAGCACGGTGAAGCCAGCCTGGAACTCCTGCTGCTCGGACTCTCCGGCCTCATCGCCATCCTCGGCATCTTCCTGGCCTACCTGCGCTACATCCGCCAGAGCCGCTGGACGCTGGCAGTTCAGCGCGGTCTGCGCCCCTTGCAGCCGGTGCTGGAGCACAAATACTGGATCGACGAGATCTACATGGCCGTGATCGTGCGGCCTTTGCGAGCCTTTGCCCAGCTTTGCTTCCGCTTCTTCGACCAAACCGTGATCGACGGCGCCGTCAACGGCCTCGGTCGGGCCACGGCGATGGTGGGGGCAGGGGCCGCTCGGCTGCAGACCGGCCTCATCAGCTGGTATGCCATCTCGCTCGTCATCGGCGTCGTCGCCCTCCTCGGCTACTTCTTCCTGTTTCGATGA